The DNA segment CGGTACGTCCTCGGGTGTGAGGTAGCCCACGGCGAACGCGGAGGAGACCGTTTCGCCCGCGACCTCGACGTCGACGTTGAAGACGGCACCCTCACGGTCGCCGGCCGCGAAGATACAGAGCCGGTAGAAGTCCGCAGGAACCTCGACGTACTCCCGGTCGCCGAACTTAGATCCTCGATGAGCGCGTCGTCGGATTCGGAGGGGACGACGTCGACCGCCAGCGCGTCGGGTGAGGGAGGTGCGACGCGTACGCGTCCGGTCTCCTCCTCTCCGCCGTTGTCGTCGCTCGTTTCGTCCGATTCGTCGTCGGTTTCGTGCTGGTCCGCGCCGACGATGACGAAGGTGCCGAGCGCGACGGCGACCGATCCGGCACCGATGCCCGCTGATACGGTTCTGCGATTCCTACCAATAATTCTAGGGTTTCTCGGCGAATTACGAGGGGCGTAACCAGAGAGAGTAGTTCGTCTCGAAAGCGGACTGATACTACACGAGGAACATCGGATCGAGCCGGTGGACGGGAGGGAGTCTCGAACCTGTGGCCGTCGTGACGAAGCGGTGGAACGTACTCGGACGCTACAGCGTCTCCCTCACGAGCGAGGGCACGTGGCGGAGAAGGGTGAAGACCGCGAGATAGATGAGCGAGAACGCGCCGAAGACCGCGGCCAGCGCGGCGGGGTCCCCGCCGTCGAGGAGCAGCGAAGGCGCGAGGTAGGCCTCGACCACGTAGGCTGCGACTCCGAGCGTGAGGAGGCCGGCCGCGATCGTCAGTTCGGGGTTCTCGAAGGTCCTTTCGAGCGTCGGTGAACGGGTCGGTTCGTTCATACGTGCGATAGTTTCCTCGGAGGTAAGAGGATTCTCCGAAAACCGTTCGCACGGGGCGTAGGCGTGTCAAGGACAGGCATCTCGGATGATTATTCTCCGCGGAAACTGTTAAGTATCCGAGAGAGTTACTATAGTATGAGTAAAGATGACCCGATCACAGCACATCGAGAACGCGGGCGCAGCGATGGACGGACACGGAACGAAGATCGAGAAGGGAACTCGGTTCCGCGACCTCGTCGCGCAGATCTTCGGGAAGTAATCGAGGACTGGCAGCCGCCGACTCCGGACGGAGCATCCGATTTTGGAGACGGCCGTTTTACACCCCAACTCGAACGCGTACCCTTCGAGACGGGAGGCCGCTTCTACCGGTACAGGACACGAGCAGCGGACGCTTCGCGACCGGTTCGGTGCGAGCGGATTTCGGTCCTCCTCTAGCACGGTCGGGCGTACGGGATTCCTCGATCGATGGCTCGAGGTGGGGACGGCAGAGGACGTGCTCAGAACGGGTCAACTCCATCGTTGGCCGTCTATTGTAACGTCGAGCTTCGAACTACACGCGAGAACCCCTCGTGTCCGTTGCTGGTCGCGAACGAATGTGAGCGACCAGCAACGGGCGTGACGGGAGTCCCGCGAGCGACCATCGGGAGCGAGAGAGACTCAGGAACGCCCACGAACGAGCGAAGCGAGTGAACGGGCGTGACGGGATTCGAACCACCTGAACTTCGCTCGCAGGTACTCGCTCGTTCCGTAATTCGAATCCCTTACGGTCCGTTATCGGCTTCGCTCCGCTCAGCACGATAACGGGCGTGACGGGATTCGAACCCGCGGTCTGAAGGTTAGGAACCTTCCGCCCTATCCGCTAGGCCACACGCCCCGCTGGTGAATCGAGGCGCGAACGCAAAACGGCTGCGACTCGTACTATCGGTTCTCGTCGGCGTCGGACCCGCCCTCGGTCTCCATCTCGGCCTCGAGGTCGGTGTCGGTCGTCGTCTCGGTGTCGGCGCCGGTCGTCGTCGTCCCGGCGTCGTCGCCGATCTCGGGTTCGGGCTCGTCCTCGGTCTTGGTGGCGCCCTCGCGCATCTCCTTCAGCTCCTGGTCGATCTCTTCGCGGCCTTTCTGGAACTCGCCCATCGCCTGACCGGTCGAGCGGGCGAGTTTCGGGATCTTGTTCGCACCGAACAGCAGGATCGCGATGAGCACGATCACCGCCAGTTCGATCCCCCCCGGGAATCCGGGGAACAGGGGGGCAAATGTTACTGTCATTCCTACCCCTCGCTTACCGGGTCGCGGTTATAGGCTTTTTGCTACGTGAAGTCCGGAGAAACGCGGCGTTTCGCCGAAAGGCGCCCATACCCGGTGGTGTATAAAGCCTTATTTACGCTTTGCCGGTTCAGGATAGGTATGAGCATCACCGTAACGCTGCCTGACGGCTCCGAGCTCTCCGTCGAGGCGGGGTCGACGGTCCGGGACGTCGCCTACGAGATCGGTCCCGGCCTCGGACGCGACACCGTCGCCGGCGTCGTCGATGGCGAGTTCGTCGCCAAAGAACACCCGATCGAGGAGGACGTCTCCCTCGAGATCGTCACCCCCGACAGCGACGAGTATCTCGAGGCGCTTCGCCACTCGGCGGCCCACGTCTTCGCCCAGGCGCTCCAGCGGCTCCACCCGGAGGCGAAACTGACCATCGGCCCGTGGACCGACCAGGGGTTCTACTACGACGTGACGGGCGTCGATCTCGACGAGGCCGACCTCGAGGAGATCAGCGCCGAGGCCCAGGAGATCATCGAGGCGGACCTCCCGATCGAACGCGTCGAGATGGGTCGAGAGGAGGCGTTCGACTACTACGACGACAACCGGTTCAAACGCGAGATCCTCGAGGAGGAGGTGGCCGGCGAGGACCCCGTCTCCTTCTACGAACAGGGCGAGTTCTGCGACCTCTGTCGCGGTCCACACGTCGAGTCGACCGGCGAGATCGGCGGCTTCGCCCTGCTCGAGATCTCGGGGGCCTACTGGCGCGGAAGCGAGGACAACGAGATGCTCACCCGAGTCTACGGTACCGCCTTCCCCAGCGAGGACGAACTCGAGGCGTTCCTCGACCGGCGCGAGCAGGCGAAGGAGCGCGACCACCGGAAGATCGGCCGGGAGATGGATCTCTTCTCGGTCCCCGAGCACTCCCCGGGCTGCGTCCACTACCACCCCAACGGGATGGCGATCCACCGTGAACTCGAGGAGTACATCCGCACGAAGAACGACGAACTCGGCTACGAGGAGGTCCGAACTCCCGAGCTCAACAAGGCCGAGCTCTGGAAGCCCACCGGCCACTACGAGACGTTCACCGAGCAGGGCGAGATGTTCGCCTGGGAGCAGGACGACACGGAGTACGGCCTGAAGCCGATGAACTGCGCGAACCACGCCTACATCTACGACCGGCAGGTCCGCTCCTACCGCGATCTCCCCGTTCGGTTCTCGGAGTTCGGCAACGTCTACCGCAACGAGCAGTCGGGCGAGCTCTCGGGGCTCCTCCGGGTTCGGGGCATGACCCAGGACGACGGCCACGCGTTCATCCGTCGCGACCAGATCGAGGGCGAGATCACCCGGACGCTCGGCATCATCGAGGACATCTACGGCCAGTTCGGCCTCGAGGTGTTGTATAAGCTCGAGACGAAGGGCGAGACCGCCGTCGGGAGCGACGAGGTCTGGGAGGAGGCCACCGAGTCGCTGCGCGAGGCCCTCGAGACCGCCGACCTCGACTACGAGGTCGAGGAGGGCGAGGCCGCCTTCTACGGCCCGAAGATCGGCCTCGACGCCCGCGACGCGCTGGGACGCGAGTGGACGATCGGCACCGTCCAGCTCGACTTCAACATCCCCGAGCGTCTCGACCTGAGCTACACCGGAGAGGACAACGAGGAGCACCGCCCCGTGATGGTCCATCGCGCGCTGCTGGGGAGCTTCGAGCGGTTCATGGGCGTGGCCATCGAGCACTTCGACGGGGACTTTCCGACGTGGCTCGCACCCGAGCAGGTACGGATCCTGCCGATCAGCGACGACAACCTCGCGTACGCGGAAGAGGTCAAGCGCGAACTCGGCGAGTTCCGCGTCGGGATCGAGGACCGATCGTGGACCATCGGCAAGAAGATCCAGGCCGCACACGACGACCGCGTCCCCTACATGCTGATCGTCGGCGGGAACGAGGAGGAGGCCAACACCGTCTCCGTCCGTGATCGCTTCGAGCGCGAGCAGGGCGACGTCGACGTCGTCACCGTCCGTGACCATCTCGCGAGCGAGGTCGGCCAGAAACGTCTCGAACCCGACCTCCTCGAGTAGGCAGCGGAGCCGCGATTCCGAATCCGGCGGTCAGTCCCCTTCGGACGCCGCGCGTCGTTCCTCTGCGGTCCACGAGTCGAGCGCCCCCTCGCGAAGGTGGAAGTCCTCACCGGGATGCTCGGTGTAGATCACGTACTGGTTCTCGGCCGGCACGTCCCACCGGTCCGCGATCTCCTCGATGACGGCGACGGCGAGCGTTCGACGCTGCTCGGGCGACCGACCCGCACGGACGTCGGCGTTGAGAAAGGCGACGGGCTCGTCGGACGGGACGCGTCCGAGCGCCAGGGCAGCCCCATCGCGGATCGTCACCCCGACGTGGCCGGTCCCGGTGTCCATCACGTCGGCGTAGCGTTCGGTCGCCCAGGTCGCGAACGCCGTCTTCGAGTCCGCGTCGATTCGATCCGTGAGTTCGAACTGTAGGTGTGGCACACGGGAACGTCCACTGCCACGCACCTGTATTCAGGGGTCCGACGTGCTCCCTTCCTCCGATCACAAAGCCGGTTCGATCGTGTATCGGGGATGGGTTCCACGCCACCCGAGGACCGTTTCGGGTGACTCACTGAACGGAACCATATCAGATAGTGACTACCCCTTCTCGGTCCCTACGGCGGCCAGCAGACTCGGATCGACGTAATGCTCTCCCCGGAGAGGCGAACCGAGAACGGGGAGTTGGTTTACGACATGCTCGACGTTCCCGCCGGCCAGCCGTTCATCTACGTGCCGTTCGACGCGGACGACGTCGAGATCCACTACTGAGCCGACCCCGGAGGCGAGGCCGAGCGCGAGCAGGGCGACGTCGACGTCGTCACCGTCCGTGACCACCTCGGGAGCGAGGTCGGCCAGAAACGTCTCGAACCCGACCTCCTCGAGTAAGGGCCGGTCGACCCGCGAACGGGTTCACACGTCGGCCGTCGGACGACGTCTGTGGAACGGGGGGATCGTTCTGCGATTCGATCTCGGCCGGTCGGAGTCGGTTCTGAGCCGGGCTGCCCTCACGGACGCCGGACGGGGCGACACCGGCCGCCGGTCAGCTGTCGCCGAGACGCGACGGCGATCCCTTATGTTTAATACCGGGTGACCGCGCTTATGGGAGCATGGTTCGTGATCAGGCGAGCGGCGTGGATCGGAGACGGTTCCTGACGACGGCGGGTGCGGCGGCGTTCGTAGGACTCGCCGGCTGTGGCGGCGGAGGCAGCGGTGGCGGTGGTGGAGACGGGGAAGACGGCGGCGAGACGCAGTTCGTTACCATCGGCACCGGCGGCACCGGCGGCGTGTACTACCCACTGGGCGGCGGGATGGCCGACATCCTCAACCAGAACCTCGAGGGCGTCGAGGCCTCAGCCGAGTCGACCGGTGCGAGCGTAGAGAACTGCCGGCTGGTGGCGAACGATGAGATGACGATGGCGCTCGCGCTCGGGAACTCCGTGCTGCTGGCGGTCAACGGCGAGGGTGACTTCGATGAGGCACTCCCGCTGTCGGCGGCGTTCGGCGCCTACCAGAACGCGACCCAGGTCGTCGTGCCGGCCGACTCGCCCGTCGAGACCCTCGCGGACATGGAGGGGCTGACCGTGAGCGTCGGCGCGCCGGGCAGCGGCACCGAGGTCATCGCTGAGGAACTGTTGAACTTCTACGACCTCACGTACGACGACATCGACGAACAACGCCTCTCCTTCTCGGAGACGGCGAGCGCGCTGCAGGACGGCCAGATCGACGCCGGCTTCTGGAGCGTCGCCTATCCGGCCTCCTCGATCCAGGACCTCGCGAGCCAGCGGGACATCCGGCTGATCGATTTCCCGGACGAGGAGATGGAGGGGATCACGAGCGAGTTCGACTACTACAACGCCGCGACCGTCCCCGGTGGCACCTACGAGGGGGTCGAGGAGGACGTACAGGTCCCCGGCGTGACCAACACCATGATCGTCCGCGAGGAGATGAACGAGGACTCCGTTCACGACATCGTCCAGGCGATCTACGAGAACCTTGACCAGCTCGCGGAGGTCCACCCCGCCGCCGAGCAGTTCGAGGAGACGGCGCGCGACGCGCCGATCGACCTGCACCCGGGCGCCGAGCAGTACTTCGACGACGCCGGGCTGTGAGATGCGCCGGCGCCGGCTGCTCTCCGCGATGCTCGGACTCGCTGCGACCCCCCTCGCCGTCGCAGACCTGACGGTGTTGCAGCTGGGGGATCCACGCAGCGACGAGAGCCTCGTCGTCTTCCGCGTCGAGGAGGGCGACCGGTTCGCGATCCACTACGTCCACTCGTTCGACGAGACCCCGATCCGCGAGGTCTACGAGATCCGTGACGGCGGGATCGTCCAGATCCGAGAGGAGTTCGAGTACCACGCGATCGGTCTCGAGTACACCGAGGCCAACCAGACGCGCGAGGGCGAGTTCACCGTGTTGCACATGGAGCGGCGGTTCGACTCGTTCACGGTTCGCGTGGCGAAGTCCACCGACCAGTCGCTCGTCGTTGACGGGGAGAGTCGACCCCTCTCGTCGTACACCGAGCGGTGGGGATCGATCCGGTTCTCGGTCGAACGAGTGAGCTATCTTCGGTACCTCCGACTCATGCTCGAGACACGTCTATGACCACGACCACCGACGAGAACGCGACCGGCGGACTGACCGAAGCGGACGAGAAACGGGGGCGGAACCTCCGCGGGAAGACGCGGCTGCTCGCGCTGACGGTGGCGGTGCTCGCGGGGCTGTACCACATCGCCATCGCCGGCTTCGGCACTCCGGGCGCCTTCATCAACCGCTCGATCCACCTGACCGCGGTGTTGATACTCGCGCTGTTGTACTTCCCGGCACGGGCCGCCGACGCCGATCGCGTCCCGTGGTACGACTGGCTGCTGCTCGTGGTCGGCGTACCGAGCACGCTGTATCTCGCGTACGTCGTCCGGTTCGGGACGCTCGCCCAGCGTTCGGGATCGCCACTACCCCGAGACCTGATCTTCGGCGCGATCGCCATCCTCCTCGTATTGGAGATCACCCGACGAGCGACCGGGCGCGCACTGCCGATCATCGGTCTCGCGTTCCTCCTGTACGCCTACTACGGCCGTCAGATGCCGGGTTCGCTGATCCATCGCGGCTACGACATCGACCGCATCATCGCCCACTCCTACCTCACCACGGAGGGCATCTTCGGCATCCCGTTGGGCGTGAGCGCGACGTTCGTCGTCGTGTTCATCATCCTCGGCGCCTTCCTCGAGGTGACGGGCGTCGGCGACTGGTTCATCGACCTCGCCTACGGGGCGACCGGCCGAACCACCGGCGGTCCGGCCAAGACGTCGGTGCTCGCGAGCGGCTTCATGGCCAGCCTCAACGGTAGCGCGGTCGCGAACGCTGCGACGACCGGCGCCTTTACGATCCCGCTGATGAAGCGAAGCGGATTCAAGAGCCGCTACGCCGCCGCCGTCGAGTCCGCGGCCTCCTCCGGCGGACAGATCATGCCGCCGGTGATGGGCGCCGGCGCGTTCATCATGTCCGCCTGGACCGGCATCAGCTACGTCACCATCATCGCGGCGGCGGCCATCCCCGCGCTGTTGTACTTCCTCGGCGTCGGCGCCGCGGTCCACTTCCGCGCGAAACAGCAGGGGCTCGAGGGCGTCGCGGCGAGCGAGCTGCCGAACCCCTGGGAGCTGCTTCGGACCGGCGCCCACTTCACAATCCCGCTGATCGCGCTCGTCTGGATGCTGGTCGCGGGCTACTCCGCGATGCTGGCGGCGTTCGTCGCCATCGTGCTGACGGCCGTCGTCGCCACGCCGCTCTCTGCGGTCCGCGAACTCGCTGGCGCGCTCCCCCGGGGCGATCTCGACACCCTCTCGCGGCTCGGGCGCGCGGCGGGGATCACGACGGTCAACGCGCTCGACCGGGGCATGCGGATGACGGTCACCGTCGCGACGGCGTGTGCGACCGCGGGGCTCGTCGTCGGCGTCGTTACCCTCACTGGGCTCGGACTGAAGTTCAGCTCGCTGATCACCACCGCCTCGGGCGGGGTCCTCATCATCGCGTTGGTGCTGACGATGATCACCTCGATCATCCTCGGTATGGGGCTGCCGACGACGGCGGCGTACGTCGTGCTGGCTGCGCTCGGCGCGCCCGCGCTAACCGCGCTCGGCGTCGAGCTGCTCGCCGCCCACCTGTTCATCTTCTACTTCGGCATCATCAGCGCGATCACCCCGCCGATCATGCTCGCGGTGTTCACCGCGAGCAGCATCGCCGAGTCCGATCCCTGGAAGACGGGTCTCACGGCGGTCAACCTCGCCGCGGCGGGCTTTCTCGTCCCCTATCTGTTCGTTCTGGGGCCCGAACTGCTCCTGATCGGCGAGACGACCGCCATCGTCACGAGCGCCGTCACTGCCGTGATCGGCGTCGTCGCCCTCTCGGCGGGCACGCAGGGCTACTTCTACGCGCCCGCCCACGCGATCGAGCGGGTCGCGCTGGTCGTCGGCGCGGTGGCGCTCATCTACCCGGGGACGACCGCCGATCTGATCGGTCTCGGCGTCATCGCGGCCGTCTTCCTCCGACAGTACGTCACCGTCCGTCGAAACCGGCCGGCGGCCGCCCCGACGAGCTGAGCCGTCGAACGCTCCCGCTCGCGTGGTCGTCGCGGCGACCTTCACCCGATTCAGCGGTACTCCCGAAGGGTTAGCGAGGCGAGGTCGCGGCCGCGGAGTCCGGAACCGCTAAGCGACACCCGTTCGACCACCCTGGTAACGAATGCGACTGCCACCGACACAGGCGGCGGTGCTCGAAGCCGCGAGCGCGAGCGAGGATCGCACGATCGAACGGCTCGCCGAGGAGGTCGGCGAAAAACCCGAGACCGTCGCCGGCGCGGTCTTCGCCCTCGAGGAGGAGGGACTGCTCGAGGTCACGGAGCGCACCGTCGAGGGTATCTCGCTCACCGAGGAGGGCGAGAGGTACGTCGAGATGGGACTTCCAGAACGACGGCTCCACGAGACCGCCCTCGAACTCGGCGCCGACGAGGAACCGGTTTCGATGGGGGAGGCGATCGGTCGCTCCGGCCTCGAGGGCGAGGAGGTCGACGTCGCGCTGTCGAACTACGCTCGGAAGGGCTACGGGGAGATCGACTCGGGGGCGCTCTCGGCCACCGCCGGAGACGAGGAGGACCGGGAGGCCGATGCGCTGGCGCTGATCGAGGCCGGAGAGCCCGTGACCGACGAGGACGTTCTGGACGCGCTCTCGCGGCGCGAGCTGATCGACCGGCGCGAATCGGCGGTTCGCTCGGCGACGCTCACGGAGGCGGGCGTCACCGCGCTGATGGAGGGCATCGAGGAGAGCGAGACGGTCGGACAGCTCACCCCCGAGATGCTCACCAGCGGCGAGTGGCGCGACGTCGAGTTCGCGATCTACAACGTCGAGGCCGACGCCGCGGAGGTCACGGGGGGCAAGGAGCACATCCTCCGACAGACCGCCAACCGTGTGAAGGACGTCCTCGTCGGAATGGGGTTCGAGGAGATGGAAGGGCCCCACGCCGACGCGGAGTTCTGGATCAACGACTGTCTGTTCATGCCCCAGGACCACCCCGCGAGGACCCACTGGGACCAGTTCGCCCTCTCGAACCCCGAGGAGATCGACGAGCTACCCGACGATCTCGTCGAGCGCGTCAAGGCGGCACATCTCGAGGGCGTCGGCGAGTACGGCGACGGCTATCACTCGCCGTGGACCGAGGAGGTCGCCCGCGGGATCGACCTCCGGGGACACACCACCTCGCTGTCGATGCGCTACCTCTCGGGCGAAGCGGTGGGGGAGCTCGAGCCGCCCCAGCGCTACTTCTCGGTCGAGAAGGTCTACAGGAACGACACGCTGGACCCGACCCACCTGCTCGAGTTCTTCCAGATCGAGGGCTGGGTGATGGCCGAGGAGCTCTCGGTGCGCGACCTGATGGGGACGTTCACCGAGTTCTACGAACGCTTCGGCATCACCGACCTGCAGTTCAAGCCCCACTACAACCCCTACACCGAACCGAGCTTCGAGCTGTTCGGCCACCATCCGGAGACGGGCGAGCTGATCGAGATCGGTAACTCGGGGATGTTCCGTCCCGAGGTGCTCGAACCGCTCGGGGTCGAGTGTGACGTGATGGCCTGGGGACTCGCGCTCGAGCGGCTACTCATGTTGATGTACGGCTTCGAGGACATCCGCGACGTCCACGGGACGCTCGCGGATCTCGAACTGCTTCGCGAGACGGAGGTGATCCGCTGATGCCCGTCGTCGACGTCGATCCCGACGAGCTGCGCCGGCTGACCGGCACCGA comes from the Halalkalicoccus sp. CG83 genome and includes:
- a CDS encoding TAXI family TRAP transporter solute-binding subunit — translated: MVRDQASGVDRRRFLTTAGAAAFVGLAGCGGGGSGGGGGDGEDGGETQFVTIGTGGTGGVYYPLGGGMADILNQNLEGVEASAESTGASVENCRLVANDEMTMALALGNSVLLAVNGEGDFDEALPLSAAFGAYQNATQVVVPADSPVETLADMEGLTVSVGAPGSGTEVIAEELLNFYDLTYDDIDEQRLSFSETASALQDGQIDAGFWSVAYPASSIQDLASQRDIRLIDFPDEEMEGITSEFDYYNAATVPGGTYEGVEEDVQVPGVTNTMIVREEMNEDSVHDIVQAIYENLDQLAEVHPAAEQFEETARDAPIDLHPGAEQYFDDAGL
- a CDS encoding tautomerase family protein, whose protein sequence is MPHLQFELTDRIDADSKTAFATWATERYADVMDTGTGHVGVTIRDGAALALGRVPSDEPVAFLNADVRAGRSPEQRRTLAVAVIEEIADRWDVPAENQYVIYTEHPGEDFHLREGALDSWTAEERRAASEGD
- the pheS gene encoding phenylalanine--tRNA ligase subunit alpha — encoded protein: MRLPPTQAAVLEAASASEDRTIERLAEEVGEKPETVAGAVFALEEEGLLEVTERTVEGISLTEEGERYVEMGLPERRLHETALELGADEEPVSMGEAIGRSGLEGEEVDVALSNYARKGYGEIDSGALSATAGDEEDREADALALIEAGEPVTDEDVLDALSRRELIDRRESAVRSATLTEAGVTALMEGIEESETVGQLTPEMLTSGEWRDVEFAIYNVEADAAEVTGGKEHILRQTANRVKDVLVGMGFEEMEGPHADAEFWINDCLFMPQDHPARTHWDQFALSNPEEIDELPDDLVERVKAAHLEGVGEYGDGYHSPWTEEVARGIDLRGHTTSLSMRYLSGEAVGELEPPQRYFSVEKVYRNDTLDPTHLLEFFQIEGWVMAEELSVRDLMGTFTEFYERFGITDLQFKPHYNPYTEPSFELFGHHPETGELIEIGNSGMFRPEVLEPLGVECDVMAWGLALERLLMLMYGFEDIRDVHGTLADLELLRETEVIR
- the thrS gene encoding threonine--tRNA ligase, with product MSITVTLPDGSELSVEAGSTVRDVAYEIGPGLGRDTVAGVVDGEFVAKEHPIEEDVSLEIVTPDSDEYLEALRHSAAHVFAQALQRLHPEAKLTIGPWTDQGFYYDVTGVDLDEADLEEISAEAQEIIEADLPIERVEMGREEAFDYYDDNRFKREILEEEVAGEDPVSFYEQGEFCDLCRGPHVESTGEIGGFALLEISGAYWRGSEDNEMLTRVYGTAFPSEDELEAFLDRREQAKERDHRKIGREMDLFSVPEHSPGCVHYHPNGMAIHRELEEYIRTKNDELGYEEVRTPELNKAELWKPTGHYETFTEQGEMFAWEQDDTEYGLKPMNCANHAYIYDRQVRSYRDLPVRFSEFGNVYRNEQSGELSGLLRVRGMTQDDGHAFIRRDQIEGEITRTLGIIEDIYGQFGLEVLYKLETKGETAVGSDEVWEEATESLREALETADLDYEVEEGEAAFYGPKIGLDARDALGREWTIGTVQLDFNIPERLDLSYTGEDNEEHRPVMVHRALLGSFERFMGVAIEHFDGDFPTWLAPEQVRILPISDDNLAYAEEVKRELGEFRVGIEDRSWTIGKKIQAAHDDRVPYMLIVGGNEEEANTVSVRDRFEREQGDVDVVTVRDHLASEVGQKRLEPDLLE
- a CDS encoding Sec-independent protein translocase subunit TatA/TatB, with product MTVTFAPLFPGFPGGIELAVIVLIAILLFGANKIPKLARSTGQAMGEFQKGREEIDQELKEMREGATKTEDEPEPEIGDDAGTTTTGADTETTTDTDLEAEMETEGGSDADENR
- a CDS encoding DUF1850 domain-containing protein, which encodes MRRRRLLSAMLGLAATPLAVADLTVLQLGDPRSDESLVVFRVEEGDRFAIHYVHSFDETPIREVYEIRDGGIVQIREEFEYHAIGLEYTEANQTREGEFTVLHMERRFDSFTVRVAKSTDQSLVVDGESRPLSSYTERWGSIRFSVERVSYLRYLRLMLETRL
- a CDS encoding TRAP transporter permease, producing the protein MTTTTDENATGGLTEADEKRGRNLRGKTRLLALTVAVLAGLYHIAIAGFGTPGAFINRSIHLTAVLILALLYFPARAADADRVPWYDWLLLVVGVPSTLYLAYVVRFGTLAQRSGSPLPRDLIFGAIAILLVLEITRRATGRALPIIGLAFLLYAYYGRQMPGSLIHRGYDIDRIIAHSYLTTEGIFGIPLGVSATFVVVFIILGAFLEVTGVGDWFIDLAYGATGRTTGGPAKTSVLASGFMASLNGSAVANAATTGAFTIPLMKRSGFKSRYAAAVESAASSGGQIMPPVMGAGAFIMSAWTGISYVTIIAAAAIPALLYFLGVGAAVHFRAKQQGLEGVAASELPNPWELLRTGAHFTIPLIALVWMLVAGYSAMLAAFVAIVLTAVVATPLSAVRELAGALPRGDLDTLSRLGRAAGITTVNALDRGMRMTVTVATACATAGLVVGVVTLTGLGLKFSSLITTASGGVLIIALVLTMITSIILGMGLPTTAAYVVLAALGAPALTALGVELLAAHLFIFYFGIISAITPPIMLAVFTASSIAESDPWKTGLTAVNLAAAGFLVPYLFVLGPELLLIGETTAIVTSAVTAVIGVVALSAGTQGYFYAPAHAIERVALVVGAVALIYPGTTADLIGLGVIAAVFLRQYVTVRRNRPAAAPTS